In Oryza sativa Japonica Group chromosome 2, ASM3414082v1, the following are encoded in one genomic region:
- the LOC9267083 gene encoding LOW QUALITY PROTEIN: galactoside 2-alpha-L-fucosyltransferase (The sequence of the model RefSeq protein was modified relative to this genomic sequence to represent the inferred CDS: inserted 2 bases in 1 codon; substituted 1 base at 1 genomic stop codon): MDAEVGDGVPSSSPASTTEVAVKAVPWWRRLPLLSGCGTGRKAVRAASVAAAVLIAAVVLSYYARGDYDEMPSSLFTTTTATRGLEDAPPSNSNLTGDQLLGDLLSAAFSWQSCRSRYEFAGXHKPSPYLVAKLRSHEALQVRCGPGTAPYEKALRQPKSGDGAIAADGDDDDCRYVVSIVYDRGLGNRVIPIISAFLYAVLTERALLVAPYNGDVDALFCEPFPGTTWIHPGGRRFPLRRLRDLDGKSRESLGTLLKSNAVSVDAGGNGTSSWSGRPPPYVYLHLDGGADYHDKLFYCDEQQRLLRGTPWLLMKTDSYLVPGLFLVPSLRGELERMFPEKDAVFHHLSRYLLHPANAVWHAITAYHRDHLAGAGHLVGIQIRVYHEETPPVSQVVLDQVLSCARREKLIPFPTAGTTTNTSSSDQAVLVTSLNSWYSDRIRDELGGGGGVHQPSHEGWQRMGDTAHDMRALSEMYLLSTXDALLTTGFSTFGYDAQGLAGERPWLMPRRPVWDKEPATEVPEPPCVRAASPEPCFHSPSYYDCAARRNYEDIGKAVPYIRRCEDVSWGIQLVKGSSHW; this comes from the exons ATGGACGcggaggtcggcgacggcgtgccgtcgtcctcgccggcgtcgacgacggaGGTCGCCGTGAAGGCGGTgccatggtggcggcggctgccttTGTTGAGCGGCTGTGGCACGGGGAGGAAGGCCGTGAGGgcggcgagcgtggcggcggccgtgctgatcgccgccgtcgtgctctCCTACTACGCCCGGGGCGACTACGACGAGATGCCGTCCTCTTTATTCACCACTACTACTGCCACACGAG GTTTAGAGGACGCGCCTCCTTCGAACTCGAACCTCACCGGCGACCAGCTCCTCGGcgacctcctctccgccgcgttCAGCTGGCAATCATGCCGGAGCCGGTACGAGTTCGCCGG GCACAAGCCTTCCCCCTACCTCGTCGCCAAGCTCCGCAGCCACGAGGCGCTCCAGGTGCGGTGCGGCCCCGGCACGGCGCCGTACGAGAAGGCGCTCCGGCAGCCCAAGTCCGGCGATGGCGCCATCGCTGctgatggcgacgacgacgactgccgCTATGTCGTATCCATCGTCTACGACCGCGGGCTAGGTAACCGCGTCATCCCCATCATCTCCGCCTTCCTGTACGCCGTCCTCACCGAGCGCGCGCTCCTCGTCGCGCCGTACAacggcgacgtcgacgcccTCTTCTGCGAGCCCTTCCCGGGGACGACGTGGATTCaccccggcggccggcggttcCCGCTCCGGCGCCTCCGGGACCTCGACGGTAAATCCAGGGAGAGCCTCGGGACCTTGCTGAAGAGCAACGCCGTCTCCGTCGACGCCGGCGGGAATGGCACGTCGTCGTGGtcgggccggccgccgccgtacgTGTACCTccacctcgacggcggcgccgactaCCACGACAAGCTGTTCTACTGCGACGAGCAGCAGCGCCTCCTCCGTGGCACGCCGTGGCTGCTGATGAAGACGGACAGCTACCTCGTCCCGGGGCTCTTCCTCGTGCCGTCGCTCCGTGGCGAGCTCGAGCGGATGTTCCCGGAGAAGGACGCCGTGTTCCACCACCTCAGCCGCTACCTCCTCCACCCGGCCAACGCCGTCTGGCACGCCATCACGGCCTACCACCgcgaccacctcgccggcgccggccacctCGTCGGCATACAGATTCGCGTGTACCACGAGGAGACGCCGCCGGTGTCGCAGGTGGTGCTCGACCAGGTCCTCTCCTGCGCACGCAGGGAGAAGCTCATCCCGTTCCCAACCGcagggacgacgacgaacacgTCGTCGTCGGACCAGGCCGTGCTCGTGACGTCGCTGAACTCGTGGTACTCGGACAGGATCCgcgacgagctcggcggcggcggcggcgtgcaccAGCCGAGCCACGAGGGGTGGCAGCGGATGGGCGACACGGCGCACGACATGAGGGCGCTGAGCGAGATGTACCTGCTCAGCACCTGAGACGCGCTGCTCACCACCGGCTTCTCCACCTTTGGCTACGACGCGCAGGGGCTCGCCGGGGAGCGGCCGTGGCTCATGCCGAGGCGGCCTGTGTGGGATAAGGAGCCCGCGACGGAGGTGCCGGAGCCGCCGTGCGTGcgggcggcgtcgccggagccGTGCTTCCACTCGCCGTCGTACTACGactgcgcggcgaggaggaactaCGAGGACATAGGCAAGGCGGTGCCGTACATCCGGCGCTGCGAGGATGTGAGCTGGGGCATCCAGCTCGTCAAAGGAAGCAGCCACTGGTAG
- the LOC4329005 gene encoding probable inactive nicotinamidase At3g16190, whose translation MAPVAGSGDEWSETAMLVIDMQKDFVDPATSSAALLAGEAILPTVTAAVAVARQRGIFIVWVVREHDPSGRDVELFRRHFYSSGKGLGVEGSKGAELADGLTIKDGDYKLVKTRFSAFFATHLDSVLKTSGIKNLVIVGVQTPNCIRQTVFDAVALDYDKVAVIIDATAAAKPEIHLSNMIDMKNIGVETPTLEEWRR comes from the exons ATGGCGCCGGTggccggctccggcgacgagTGGAGTGAGACGGCCATGCTCGTCATCGATATGCAG AAGGATTTCGTGGATCCGGCGACAAGCAGCGCCGCGCTATTGGCCGGTGAGGCCATTCTACCCACTGTCACCGCAGCAGTCGCCGTCGCGAGGCAGCGTGGTATCTTCATCGTCTGG GTGGTCAGAGAGCATGACCCTTCTGGGAGAGACGTTGAACTTTTTCGCAGGCACTTCTATTCTAGTGGCAAGGGCCTAGGGGTGGAAGGTTCCAAAGGTGCTGAGCTCGCTGATGGGCTTACTATCAAAGATGGGGATTACAAGTTGGTGAAGACTAGGTTCAGTGCTTTCTTTGCAACGCACCTTGATTCTGTCCTCAAGACCTCTGGAATAAAGAACTTGGTTATTGTTG GGGTTCAAACACCAAATTGCATTCGACAGACAGTCTTTGATGCTGTAGCACTGGACTACGACAAAGTTGCTGTCATTATTGATGCAACAGCTGCTGCTAAGCCGGAGATCCATTTAT CAAACATGATAGATATGAAGAATATCGGAGTGGAAACACCAACCTTGGAGGAATGGAGACGTTGA